The Bemisia tabaci chromosome 8, PGI_BMITA_v3 genome has a segment encoding these proteins:
- the LOC109033798 gene encoding uncharacterized protein gives MLACELTRPAPSTSTPAALYLFLVSLQTLLEVASGRSLFDTRPFLIKTRRSDPYSEQYFTPQNFNPDTDIQSYQPIERYDQYSNDQNILTDSYGNQVHHQINFPPDSSSFDSNPNQYPEQTSNSIADDAYSQYNQYNAPANRGTPFNNLPPSAPPVPSATPPPVQNYPQNYRNNYQQQQFPPEYSNTPPTSVPTGPSSYPPYPPFPPYDQNNYQKQPPAQQNPPAYKPTFAGPPTGAGEEYSIEPSISYQAQPATGPGYDQNYQNYPPSPVYGATNQNYSPPRPFDIPSPIIINSLQYPSGPSQTPAPRNVYERPFQNNYQYGVGRGVGSPAPPPLPNPPPLPPPSQPNYPQYNQFDPRYSNYPEVAHNDYTGYQSQSHAQIADSPRQNVFFDQSQPRGKSYRRPFSGASSNYIPRGPSKSQRKTYARGHQRVPPPNFRANNPPPFGPSFETPGPGQAYQTLPQKQAPDGSYIY, from the exons GCCGCTCTATATCTGTTTCTGGTATCCCTGCAGACTCTGTTGGAAGTGGCGAGCGGCAGATCTCTTTTCGACACAAGACCTTTTCTAATCAAAACCAGACGATCAG ATCCGTACTCGGAGCAGTACTTCACGCCGCAGAACTTCAACCCGGACACGGACATCCAATCCTACCAACCGATCGAGCGGTACGACCAGTACAGCAACGACCAGAACATCCTGACCGACTCCTACGGGAACCAGGTCCACCACCAGATCAACTTCCCCCCGGACTCGAGCTCCTTCGACTCCAACCCCAACCAGTACCCGGAGCAGACCTCCAACAGCATCGCCGACGATGCCTACAGCCAGTACAACCAGTACAACGCCCCCGCCAACCGGGGCACCCCCTTCAACAACCTACCCCCCTCGGCGCCGCCGGTCCCTTCGGCCACGCCGCCCCCCGTCCAAAACTACCCCCAGAACTACCGCAACAACTACCAACAACAGCAATTCCCGCCGGAGTACAGCAATACTCCCCCGACCAGCGTTCCCACCGGTCCTAGCAGCTATCCTCCCTACCCGCCTTTCCCCCCTTACGATCAGAATAACTACCAAAAACAACCCCCTGCTCAGCAAAACCCACCAGCGTACAAACCCACCTTCGCTGGGCCGCCTACTGGCGCTGGCGAAGAATACTCGATAGAACCCTCGATAAGCTACCAAGCCCAGCCAGCTACCGGACCTGGCTACGATCAAAACTACCAGAACTACCCGCCCAGCCCTGTCTACGGCGCGACGAATCAGAACTACAGCCCGCCCAGGCCTTTCGATATCCCATCCCCGATTATTATCAACAGCCTCCAGTACCCTAGCGGTCCAAGTCAAACCCCAGCACCTAGGAACGTCTACGAGCGACCCTTCCAGAACAACTACCAATACGGCGTCGGTCGAGGGGTGGGTAGCCCCGCGCCCCCGCCACTACCTAACCCCCCTCCGCTCCCGCCGCCGAGTCAACCGAACTACCCCCAGTACAACCAGTTCGACCCCAGGTACAGCAATTACCCGGAGGTGGCCCATAACGACTATACCGGGTACCAGTCGCAGAGTCACGCCCAGATCGCGGATAGTCCGCGGCAGAACGTGTTCTTCGACCAGTCGCAACCCCGGGGGAAGAGCTACCGGCGACCCTTCTCCGGGGCCTCGAGCAACTACATCCCCCGAGGACCCTCCAAGTCCCAGAGGAAGACCTACGCCCGAGGACACCAGAGGGTGCCGCCGCCCAACTTCAGGGCGAACAACCCGCCGCCCTTCGGACCCAGTTTCGAGACCCCGGGACCTGGACAGGCTTATCAGACGCTGCCCCAGAAACAAGCGCCCGACGGAAGTTACATCTACTGA